The DNA region ACTAATACGTATAAATTATCTACGTATATTGTATATATACTCCACCTTGATCCTCAATTTTGTTATTTCCTTGCTTATCAATACCATCTTCAGTTATTTTTCAGTCTGGTTTGGCTCATATCCCGTCCCTGCCAATCAGCGGTCACTGATACTCCATTAATTCATACCTCTCTCTTGTTTCTGacctatatataatatatctctggACATTTTGTTCTTAAATGGCTGTTAACGCACCAAACCCTAAACCTTTGAACCCTTCTGCTTCCCCTTACACGAGAGCCGAAGCAAGTGTGTCTTCGCCATTTCTACCACCAAACAGTGGGATGATCGTGTTACCCTCAAAACTACCCCAGCTTTCACAAGAGATTTATGGCTCCCTCCCACAACAGTTGCAATCTCAACTAGCGTGGGTGACTCGATCAGTGCCCACCATGGTTCCTGGGTTCCTCGCTAATCCCTACCTCTCCGTGCAACACCAGTTGACCCAAGCTTGGGTGTACCAAGAAGCCACTGCCTACTACAACATCTATAGGCAACCTTTCACTGTGCCCTATCCACACCTTCATTACAGTGACAGTGGAAACCAAGGAACATGCTGTACCCCCGGTGAGAATCCGAAAGAATCCGAGGCTGTCAAATTTGAGGAAAGAGTGAAATGTGAGGATTGCTATTCTGGGGTTTTGGGCAACGTGGAAAAGAGGGTTTTTGGTGGAGGTGCCAGGAGGTTTGTTGCACCTCCTCGGCTAAGGGCAAAGCGAAGAGATAGTGGGGTTTTTTTGGGGGAGAAATTATGGGTGCCTAAGACTGAATCTAAGTTGTATGGGGAGAGTAGCGGTGATGATCAGGGGTTGAGTGCTAAGGAGGAGGATGGGGTACTTTCTTGTAGCACCGATGAAGTTTTTTTAGCAGGAAAAACTACTTTAATGATCAAGAATATTCCAAATCAGCTTGGGTAGGTTAATTTTCTCATCATGACTTCCTTCgataattgttttctttcaatcttctgttaaatttaatttgtctcATGCTATATTGGGTATATGGCTGATTTTGATGTTTGTTATGGTTTTTAGAAATTACCTTATATGCGGGCACTAAATTTTTAGTGTTTATAAGATATTAAGTTAGTAGCAATAactctttcttcttctaatttatggCCATGGAGTAGAAGGCATGATTTACTGCGAATACTGGACGTGCACTGTTTGGGAGAGAATCAAAAGGCTATGCAGCGATGTGATCGTGTTAAATCAGAGTATGATTTTTTCTACTTGCCCATGGACTTTGTGTAAGTAACTTTTCCCTACCGCTTGTACATTTAAGCTTACTTGATGTTTCGCACAGATGTCTGGCCTTGCTGTTCCTCCTTTTCGTCTACAAATCGTAAATTTTGCTATACCAGCTTCGGCTTTAGCAATAGTTTTAACTGTTCAACTCTCTCTGGAACGACTTAGTGTAACAGTCTCGTTCGATTTTATGTAATTCAAGCATAATTCCTCAGTGTTGGTGTGTGAAACCAGAAACTTGCCCTGTCGAAAATGTGAACTTgagaaatttgatattttacatCATAGGAGACGAGCAAATCTGGGTTATGCGTTTGTCAACTTCACTAACGCAGCTGGAGCCTTGAGATTTTGGAAAGCTTTCAACAAGTACAAGTGGGATGTCGGTGCAAACCGCAAGACATGTGAAGTATCCTTAGCAACTATCCAGGTGAATCTGGTTTCCTAATATTTCTATACCTGGATAGAATTCGTTGACCCTCTCTAATGTTTCGTGCAATTCAGGGAAAAGATGCCCTCTGCAATCGCTACAAGAATTCTGTGTTTCCATGTCATACCAATGCCTATTTGCCTGTTGTTCTACTGCCTGCACGTGATGGGTGGAGTCAGACCGCACCTAGTATTGTCGGAAGGCGTGTAGACCCAGCTTTTCCATTGGAGAGAGGTTGTTTCAGTCGGAGGAAATCCTTGAACAAGTAAAAGAAAGTCCTTGTttcttcaaccttttaatttctaGGAAATACTGTTTGTTTCTCTCTGTGTTGTAGCTGAGTGATTTGGGTTTGATTTTCCTGCTCCTCTCATGGACTTGGGATTGTGGCTAGTCTATGCTAGTGGTGTCTAGTAGTGTGGTGGCGCGTTACTTCGTTTTAGCTCGCCCGTGTTTTCATTTCCCCCCTAGGGATTGCTGAAGATGGACGGTCAAAATCAATGGGTGAATTGGAAACACGGGCTTGGGATTAGGATGTGTTTGTTTCCAGAACAATCCTTTGTCATATATGTTGTATGAAGTTTGCTTGATGTTTCAGCACCTCGAGGTTTTTTAGGTCCTGTGCTTTCCTATCATAGCGTTTTAACCCTCGCGAGTTCTTTGAACTCTTGGACCGTTGACTCAACGACAATTGCAATCTGAttagattttatgttttttcatttatatttatagtttgTTTGGATTGtggttatagttttttttaaataatttttcgtgttaaaatatatattaatgatatttttaaaaaattatttttgatattaacacattaaaataatttgaaaatattaaaaatatattaatttaaagttaataaaaaaataaaaaattttaaatttttttaaaagtgtttttgaaatatagaaacaaacaaaatcttaGCTTGGTTTTGATagtaaaagttgttttttatttagtttttcttgaaatattttttaaaattttaatttttatgtaagcatttcaaaatgtaaaaagttttcaaggataattttaaaattttttctcaGTTTGTCGgtgttttcaataatttttttttaaggtaggATACGGATGGATCTGGTATGAAATGAAAAtctgagaaaagaaaaaaaaattatttttctgaaaaaaaagtattgttttCGTGTATGACGTATATGttttataaagaataaaattatgtttttatcatattttaaaaataaaaaatggataaacTAAATACTAAAccgattattttttagaatttaaagaaaatataaaaaagttcacaatatttttttttttgttatttacagTGTAAGAATTTAGttatactttaatatttaaagaGTATAAAATTATGTAGTAAATTATACTTTCAAGTATTTAGTTATACTTCAATAAGATAAGAGACTTTTGTATGAAGGGATATCTGTCTTGAATTGATGAGATTATTTTATAGAAGCATTActtggaaaaacaattaattaataatgaaaCTTATTTTAGATAAATTGAATTGAAGTTGGTGTGTTTTTTCGTGTTTTTATAGAAGATTTTTAAGTggtaacttttgaattttatgattaaatctaatttttttttaattttaaaagggcATTAGTTATGCAACGGGATATTAT from Populus alba chromosome 14, ASM523922v2, whole genome shotgun sequence includes:
- the LOC118041747 gene encoding uncharacterized protein — its product is MAVNAPNPKPLNPSASPYTRAEASVSSPFLPPNSGMIVLPSKLPQLSQEIYGSLPQQLQSQLAWVTRSVPTMVPGFLANPYLSVQHQLTQAWVYQEATAYYNIYRQPFTVPYPHLHYSDSGNQGTCCTPGENPKESEAVKFEERVKCEDCYSGVLGNVEKRVFGGGARRFVAPPRLRAKRRDSGVFLGEKLWVPKTESKLYGESSGDDQGLSAKEEDGVLSCSTDEVFLAGKTTLMIKNIPNQLGRHDLLRILDVHCLGENQKAMQRCDRVKSEYDFFYLPMDFVRRANLGYAFVNFTNAAGALRFWKAFNKYKWDVGANRKTCEVSLATIQGKDALCNRYKNSVFPCHTNAYLPVVLLPARDGWSQTAPSIVGRRVDPAFPLERGCFSRRKSLNK